One Deltaproteobacteria bacterium genomic window, GTCCTCGGCCTGCTCGACGCGAGCCCCGAGGTGATCGAGACCGCCCTCCCCTACCTGCGCCCGATGATGCTCTCGACGCTGCTCTTCGCCGTCTCGATCACCCTCGAGTCGGGCTTCCGGGCGGCGCGCGACACGCGCACCCCGCTCGGGATCGCGCTCGTCGTGACGGTGGTGAAGACGGGGCTCAACGCGCTCCTGATCTTCGGCCTGGCCGGCTTCCCGGAGTGGGGCCTCGCGGGGGCCGGGGTGGCGACGGTCGTGGGGCAGGTGGTGGCGATCACGCTGCTCGCCGCCGGGAGCCGGCGCCGCGAGCTCCGCCCCGCGCTCGGCTTCGGCGTCCGCGACCTCGCGCGCGCGCGCGCCGACCTCGGCGAGGTGACGCGGCTCGCCGCGCCCGCGGTCCTCGAGCGGGTGGTCCTGAACCTCGCGCTGATGGACTACTTCGCGATGCTCGGCCACTACGGCCCGTCGGCGCTCGCGGCCTACACGGTCGGCGTGCGCATGATGTCGTTCTCGTGGATCCCCGGGGTCGGCTTCTCGGCGGCCGCCGCCACCCTGGTGGGCCACGCGCTCGGCTCGCGCGACCCGCAGGCCGCCACGCGCGCGGGCTGGCGGGCGGTGCGCTTCGCGCTCGTGGTCTCGATCGGGCTCGGCGCCGTCTTCGCGCTGGCACGCGGCCCGATCGCGCGCTTCTTCACCGACGACGCGGGGGTCCTCGCCGCCCTCGGGCCCTTCATGCTGACGCTCGCGCTCTCGCAGCCGCTGCTCGCGATGCACTTCACGCTCTCGGGCGCGCTGCGCGGCGCCGGCGACACCGTGACGCCCCTGCTCGCCGCGGCGATCGGCAACTGGGCGCTGCGCGTGCCGCTCGCCTACGCCTTCGTGCGCTTGGACCTGCCGGTGCTCTGGATGTGGCTCGCGCTGGTCTTCGATCACGTGGCGCGCGCCACCTGGGTGGGCCTCGCCTTCACGCGCGGGCGCTGGCGCGAGCGCGCGGCGGGCGGCGCCGCGACGCCCGCCGCCTGAGCCCGAGCGCGGCGAGTGCGGCCAGCGCTCCCGGCGCAGCACCCGGCTCCGGCACCAGCACCCGCACGCCGAGCGCGGTGCTGGTGTAGAGGTAGCGCCCGTCGGGGCTGCTGACGCCGCTTGCGATGATGCGGCCGGTCTCGACCCGCGCGATCGGCGCCATCCCACCCGCCTCGTCGCGGGACCACGCCATCACCGGAAGCCCGGGCGGGCCGCTCGAGATGCCGGCGAAGAAGACCCGCCTCCCGTCCGGGCGCTGCGCGAACCACGCGAGGGTGCCCGCGAAGAAGCCGGGCTCCTCGATCGGCCGGGACGCGAGGAAGGAGAGCCGCCCGTCTCCGGGGTCGCGCGTGTAGCGGCGCAGGGCAGCGCCCGCGCCCGGGAACGCGCCGCCGTCGAGCACCAGCAGCTCGGCGCCGTCGGGGGTGAGATCCATGTCCGCCGCCAGGTCCGAGAGGAAGGCATCCACGTCGAGCGACTCGACGAAGGAGAGGGAACCGTCCGGCTCGCGGCGGAGCAGGACGATCGTGTCGAGGAAGACCGGAGGCTCGTCCTGCGCCTGCCGGCGCCCCGATACGTACACGTGCCGATCGTCCGGGCTCACGGCGAGGAGCCTGGGGATCCCGAGGCCCGAGACGCCCGGGTCGGTGTTCTCGATCCGCTGGGCGAAGGCGAGCGCGCCGGTCTCGGCGTCCCGCGCGTAGACGACCAGCGCGTCGTAGCCGGGGCTCGTCACGTAGACGCGCTGGCCGTCCCGGCTCGTCGCCAGATCGGAGACGGACCCCCCGAGCTCCGCCACCTCCACCTCGACCCAGGTGAGCGTGCCGTCGGCCTCGTTGCGCCGGAACGACACGACACCGGCCTCGCCCGCCTCGGAGGCGAGCGCCAGCACGCCCCGGCCGTCGGGCGGCACGACGACACGGATGCCCTCGCGGCCGAGGAGGTGCTCCTCCACGAACGCGAGCTTGCCGTCCGGCAGGCGGCGCAGGACGACCAGGAAGTCCGCGCCCGACGCGTAGACGTGGCGGCCGTCGGGGCTCACGGCCACGTCGGTGGTGACGGCCGAGAGGCCCTGGTTCTCCTGGAGGATCGCCAGCGGGAGCTCGGGCTCGGCCGCCGCGGCCCCGGCGATCACGAGCCCGGCCGCGAGCAGGGCGCCGATCGGCCCTGTCCTCGCCCGCGCCACGCCCGCTAGCCCTTCAGCTCGTCGTCGATCACCCGCTGGAAGGCGTCGATCGGCTGCGCTCCCGACAGGAAGCGGCCGTTGATGAAGAAGGCGGGCGTCCCCGACACGCCGAGGCGGTTCGCCTCCGCCTCGTCCTTCGCGATGCGGGCGCGCACGGCCTCCGAGCGGCGGTCCTTCTCGAAGCGCGCGAGGTCGAGCCCGAGCGCGCGCGCCCACTCGACGTACTTCGCGTCGGACAGCTCCCGCTGGTTCGCGAAGATCTTGTCGTGCATCTCCCAGAACTTGCCCTGCAGGCCGGCGGCCTCGGCCGCTGCGGCGGCGCCGGGCGCCTCGGGATGGATGCGCAGCGGCAGGTGCTTGTAGACCAGCTTCACCCGGTCGCCGTAGGTCTCGCGGAGCTGGTCGAGGGTCGGGACGACGCGCGCGCAGAACGGACACTGGAAGTCGCTGTACTCGACGATCGTCACCTCGGCCTCGGCGGGGCCCCGCACCGGGGCGCCGTCGATCGCGATCTCGACCTTCTTGCTCGGGTCCGGCCCGCGGCGCGCTTCGGCGCGGTCGGCCCGCAGCGGCCCGCCCGCCAGGGCGCCCTCGATCTCGGCCAGGCTGTCCTGGACGCCGAGCAACACGGCCGTCTGCCCGTCGATCCCGTTCTTCACGACCAGGCTGCCGACGACGATCGCGGCGCCGAGCACCAGCGCCGCCACCACCGAGCCGCCGCCGGAGCTTCCCGCCATGGACACCTCCTCGCCCGCAGGGGCGCGCGAGCATAGCCCCACGGCCGGCGGGCGGCCCGGCCCCCGCGCCCGGCGGCCCGATCACGCCGGGCCCGGCGCCTCGTCCTCGTCGGGGTCGGTGTCGGCGCCGCCGGCCGGCGCCGCACCCCGGCCCTCGAAGGCGAAGGCGAGCGCGCCGCCGGGGCCGAGCGACACGCGCGCCGTGCCGCCGCGCGCGAGCGGCCCGAAGAGCACCGCCTCGGCGATCGGGTCCTTGAGCTCGCGCTCGACGACGCGCGCCATCGGGCGCGCCCCGAAGTCGGGGTCGTAGCCCTTCTCCGCGAGCCAGGCGCGCGCGTCGGCGCCGAGCTCGATGCGCACCCTCTTCTCGAGGAGCTGCGCCGAGAGCTCGGCCACGAACTTGTCGACGACGCGCACCATCACCGCCGGGTCGAGCGCGCGGAAGCTCACGACCTCGTCGAGGCGGTTGCGGAACTCGGGGCTGAACAGGCGCTCGAGGTCCTTGCGCCCGTCGCCGCGCTTCTCGCCGCCGAAGCCGATCGCGCGCGCCTGGATCTCCCGGGCGCCCACGTTCGAGGTCATGATCAGCGTCACGTGGCGGAAGTCGGCCTCGCGGCCGTGGTTGTCGGTGAGCGTCGCGTGGTCCATCACCTGGAGCAGGATGTCGAAGAGGTCCGGGTGGGCCTTCTCGATCTCGTCGAGGAGCAGCACGGCGTAGGGGTGCTTGCGGATCCGCTCGACGAGCTGGCCGCCCTCGTCGTAGCCGACGTAGCCGGGCGGCGCGCCGATCAGGCGCGCGACGGCGTGCTTCTCCATGTACTCGCTCATGTCGAAGCGCAGGAAGGGCACCCCGAGCGTGTGCGCGAGCTGCTTGGCGAGCTCCGTCTTGCCGACCCCGGTCGGGCCCATGAACAGGAACGAGCCGATCGGGCGGGTCCGGCCCGAGAGGCCCGCGTGCGCGCGGCGCACGGCGCGCGCCACCGTCGCCACCGCCTCGTCCTGGGCGAAGACGACCTTGCGCAGGTCCGCCTCGAGATTCGCGAGCCGCGCCCGGTCGCTCGCGGCCGCGCGCGCCAGCGGGATGCGGGCGATCCGCGCGATCACCTGCTCGACGTCGCGCACGCCGACCGTGCGCCTGGCGACGGGGTCCTGATGGACTTCGCTCGCCTTCGGCTCGCTGCGCGCGGCCTTCGGCCGCTTGCGCAGCCGCACCGCCGCGCCCGCCTCGTCCATCACGTCGATGGCCTTGTCGGGCAGGAAGTGGTCGTTCAGATGCCGGGCCGAGAGCTCGACGGCGGCGCGCAGGGCGCCGGCCGTGTAGCGCACCCCGTGGTGCTCCTCGTAGCGCGGCGCGAGGCCCTGGAGGATCCGGATCGCGTCGGGGATCGAGGGCTCCGTCACGTCGATGCGCTGGAAGCGCCGGGCGAGCGCGCGGTCGCGGTCGAAGTGGCGGTACTCGCGGTAGGTGGTGGAGCCCATGCAGCGCAGCTCGCCGGCCGCGAGCAGGGGCTTGAGCAGGTTCGAGGCGTCGACGGTCCCGCCCGACGCGGCGCCCGCGCCGAGGATCGTGTGGATCTCGTCGATGAAGAGGATCGGCTTCGGGCGCTGCTGGAGCGCGTGCACGAGCGCCTTGAAGCGAGCCTCGAAGTCGCCGCGATAGCGCGTCCCGGCGAGCAGCGCGCCGAGGTCGAGCGAGAAGACCTCGGCGCCGCGCAGGTCCTCGGGCACCTGGCCTTCCTGGATGCGCTGGGCCAGGCCCTCCGCGATCGCGGTCTTCCCGACGCCGGTCTCGCCGACGAAGATCGGGTTGTTCTTGCGGCGCCGCGCGAGCACGTGGATCGCGCGCTCGAGCTCCGCCTCGCGGCCCACGAGCGGGTCGAGCCGCCCCGCCGCCGCGCGCTCCGAGAGGTTCGTCGCGAAGGCCGCGAGCGGGTCGTCCGGCATCTCGAGCTCGTCGCCGCTGCCGCCGGGCCGGCCCGCCGGTGTCGCGGCGCCCCCGCCCTCCGGCGCCTCCGCGCGCGGATAGCCGGGCCCGCCGCCGGCGCCGAGCTTCGAGATCCCGTGCGAGATGTAGCGGAGCACGTCGATCCGCGAGACCGACTGCTGGCGCAGCAGGGCCACCGCATGGGAATCGGGCTCCTGGAAGATCGCCGCCAGCAGGTCGCCGGCCTCGATCTCGTCCTTCTCGGCGCTCTCGGCGTGGTGCAGCGCGTGCTGCAGGACGCGGTGGAAGGCGAGCGTCTGGCGCGTGCCCTCCTCGCCCTCGGGCAGGGTCTCGAGCTCCTCGTCGAAGAAGCGCTGGAGGGCGCGCTTCAGGGCCGGCACGTCGGCGCCGCAGTGGCGCAGCACCTCGACCCCGCGCGTGTCGTGCAGCAGGGCGTAGAGCAGGTGCTCGACCGTGAGGTCCGCGTGGCGGCGCGCGAGCGCCTCGCGGTAGGCCGCCTGCAGCGTGAGCTGGAGC contains:
- a CDS encoding MATE family efflux transporter, which produces MALRLSDTRGTDREIWTLAWPVIVSQVLASAVSLIDIAMLGRLGPNALAAVGYVTQFFWLSHAVLMAVGVAGVALIARALGAGDPARARAALVGCLAVALGVSATIAGIVLAVPRAVLGLLDASPEVIETALPYLRPMMLSTLLFAVSITLESGFRAARDTRTPLGIALVVTVVKTGLNALLIFGLAGFPEWGLAGAGVATVVGQVVAITLLAAGSRRRELRPALGFGVRDLARARADLGEVTRLAAPAVLERVVLNLALMDYFAMLGHYGPSALAAYTVGVRMMSFSWIPGVGFSAAAATLVGHALGSRDPQAATRAGWRAVRFALVVSIGLGAVFALARGPIARFFTDDAGVLAALGPFMLTLALSQPLLAMHFTLSGALRGAGDTVTPLLAAAIGNWALRVPLAYAFVRLDLPVLWMWLALVFDHVARATWVGLAFTRGRWRERAAGGAATPAA
- a CDS encoding beta-propeller fold lactonase family protein produces the protein MARARTGPIGALLAAGLVIAGAAAAEPELPLAILQENQGLSAVTTDVAVSPDGRHVYASGADFLVVLRRLPDGKLAFVEEHLLGREGIRVVVPPDGRGVLALASEAGEAGVVSFRRNEADGTLTWVEVEVAELGGSVSDLATSRDGQRVYVTSPGYDALVVYARDAETGALAFAQRIENTDPGVSGLGIPRLLAVSPDDRHVYVSGRRQAQDEPPVFLDTIVLLRREPDGSLSFVESLDVDAFLSDLAADMDLTPDGAELLVLDGGAFPGAGAALRRYTRDPGDGRLSFLASRPIEEPGFFAGTLAWFAQRPDGRRVFFAGISSGPPGLPVMAWSRDEAGGMAPIARVETGRIIASGVSSPDGRYLYTSTALGVRVLVPEPGAAPGALAALAALGLRRRASRRRPPRARASARA
- a CDS encoding DsbA family protein, translated to MAGSSGGGSVVAALVLGAAIVVGSLVVKNGIDGQTAVLLGVQDSLAEIEGALAGGPLRADRAEARRGPDPSKKVEIAIDGAPVRGPAEAEVTIVEYSDFQCPFCARVVPTLDQLRETYGDRVKLVYKHLPLRIHPEAPGAAAAAEAAGLQGKFWEMHDKIFANQRELSDAKYVEWARALGLDLARFEKDRRSEAVRARIAKDEAEANRLGVSGTPAFFINGRFLSGAQPIDAFQRVIDDELKG
- the clpA gene encoding ATP-dependent Clp protease ATP-binding subunit ClpA, producing the protein MGRELQLTLQAAYREALARRHADLTVEHLLYALLHDTRGVEVLRHCGADVPALKRALQRFFDEELETLPEGEEGTRQTLAFHRVLQHALHHAESAEKDEIEAGDLLAAIFQEPDSHAVALLRQQSVSRIDVLRYISHGISKLGAGGGPGYPRAEAPEGGGAATPAGRPGGSGDELEMPDDPLAAFATNLSERAAAGRLDPLVGREAELERAIHVLARRRKNNPIFVGETGVGKTAIAEGLAQRIQEGQVPEDLRGAEVFSLDLGALLAGTRYRGDFEARFKALVHALQQRPKPILFIDEIHTILGAGAASGGTVDASNLLKPLLAAGELRCMGSTTYREYRHFDRDRALARRFQRIDVTEPSIPDAIRILQGLAPRYEEHHGVRYTAGALRAAVELSARHLNDHFLPDKAIDVMDEAGAAVRLRKRPKAARSEPKASEVHQDPVARRTVGVRDVEQVIARIARIPLARAAASDRARLANLEADLRKVVFAQDEAVATVARAVRRAHAGLSGRTRPIGSFLFMGPTGVGKTELAKQLAHTLGVPFLRFDMSEYMEKHAVARLIGAPPGYVGYDEGGQLVERIRKHPYAVLLLDEIEKAHPDLFDILLQVMDHATLTDNHGREADFRHVTLIMTSNVGAREIQARAIGFGGEKRGDGRKDLERLFSPEFRNRLDEVVSFRALDPAVMVRVVDKFVAELSAQLLEKRVRIELGADARAWLAEKGYDPDFGARPMARVVERELKDPIAEAVLFGPLARGGTARVSLGPGGALAFAFEGRGAAPAGGADTDPDEDEAPGPA